A single Methanobrevibacter woesei DNA region contains:
- a CDS encoding GMP synthase subunit A, which produces MKILVVNNKGQYNHRIQRSLQYLKIPSELVSNTLSIEEIEAKNPIGLILGGGPSIEGAGNSEEYIKHFDIPILGICLGHQLIAKTYGGEVSTSETESYAKVEIDILNDEDLFKGLAPKMEVWSSHKDEVKTIPKDFKILANSNLCDVESFKHKDKDVYGIQFHPEVHHTPKGSVIFENFYDICKEKV; this is translated from the coding sequence ATGAAAATTCTAGTTGTTAATAATAAAGGTCAATATAATCACAGAATTCAACGTAGTTTACAATATCTTAAAATTCCATCAGAATTAGTTTCAAATACATTGAGTATTGAAGAAATAGAAGCTAAAAACCCAATAGGTCTCATTTTAGGTGGTGGACCTTCAATTGAAGGTGCAGGAAATAGTGAAGAATATATTAAACACTTTGATATACCTATTCTTGGAATCTGTTTAGGTCATCAATTAATAGCAAAAACATATGGTGGAGAAGTTTCTACTTCTGAAACTGAAAGTTACGCAAAAGTAGAAATTGATATTTTAAACGATGAAGATTTATTTAAAGGATTAGCTCCTAAAATGGAAGTTTGGTCTTCACATAAAGATGAAGTGAAAACAATCCCAAAAGATTTCAAAATATTAGCTAATTCAAATTTATGTGATGTTGAATCATTTAAACATAAAGATAAAGATGTATATGGAATACAATTCCATCCAGAAGTACATCACACTCCTAAAGGTTCAGTAATCTTTGAAAATTTCTATGATATTTGTAAAGAAAAGGTGTAA
- the guaA gene encoding glutamine-hydrolyzing GMP synthase, with the protein MLDPKDFIEEAISKIKEQIGDEKAIIALSGGVDSSVCSVLVQEAIGDNLIAIFVDHGLLREGEVEEVTNTFKDRLNFNYVDASDEFLDALEGVEDPEEKRKIIGKVFIDVFEREAAKTDAKYLVQGTIAPDWIESEGKIKSHHNLALPSGMVLEVVEPIRDLYKDEVREIGLELDLPEKVVFRQPFPGPGLGVRVIGPLTRENLAICRKANKIVADEIEAAGIDKDVWQYFAVLTDSKVTGVKGDQRDFGYLVVVRIVNSVDAMTAYVPELPWEVIRKISQRITSEVSEVTHVALSISDKPPSTIEFA; encoded by the coding sequence ATGTTAGACCCAAAAGATTTTATTGAAGAAGCTATCTCTAAAATAAAAGAACAAATTGGAGATGAAAAAGCTATTATTGCATTATCCGGAGGAGTTGACAGTTCTGTATGCTCTGTTTTAGTTCAAGAAGCTATTGGCGATAATTTAATAGCAATTTTCGTAGACCATGGACTTTTAAGAGAAGGAGAAGTTGAAGAAGTAACAAACACCTTTAAAGATAGGTTAAATTTCAACTATGTGGATGCATCTGATGAATTCTTAGATGCTCTTGAAGGTGTAGAAGATCCTGAAGAAAAAAGAAAAATCATTGGAAAAGTATTCATTGATGTATTTGAAAGAGAAGCAGCTAAAACCGATGCTAAATATTTAGTTCAGGGAACAATTGCACCTGACTGGATTGAAAGTGAAGGTAAAATTAAATCTCACCACAATTTAGCATTACCTAGTGGTATGGTTTTAGAAGTTGTAGAACCTATTCGTGACTTATACAAAGATGAAGTAAGAGAAATAGGTTTAGAACTAGATTTACCTGAAAAAGTAGTATTTAGACAACCATTCCCAGGACCTGGACTTGGTGTAAGAGTAATTGGGCCATTAACTAGAGAAAATTTAGCTATTTGTAGAAAAGCTAATAAGATTGTAGCTGATGAAATTGAAGCAGCAGGTATTGATAAAGATGTATGGCAATATTTCGCTGTTTTAACTGATAGTAAAGTTACTGGAGTTAAAGGAGATCAAAGAGACTTTGGATATCTTGTTGTTGTAAGAATTGTTAATTCTGTTGATGCAATGACAGCATATGTTCCAGAGTTACCTTGGGAAGTTATTCGTAAAATCTCCCAAAGAATTACATCTGAAGTTTCAGAAGTTACACATGTTGCTTTATCCATAAGTGATAAACCACCTAGTACTATTGAATTTGCTTAA